The following coding sequences lie in one Panicum virgatum strain AP13 chromosome 6N, P.virgatum_v5, whole genome shotgun sequence genomic window:
- the LOC120679103 gene encoding B3 domain-containing protein Os06g0194400-like isoform X3 has product MGKAQRKEMAETVSYEEQRRRQVEANKRKLEELQLHHLSAALREAAAKPSPAKKRKARPPRDAAVEPLRRSGRVANLPEKPKYREEVLDFGRKVRRSWRKDLVDRVYATDEERSHAITKAEELVDELGSRFPIFLKPMTQSHVTGGFWLGLPTPFCRKYLPKRDETITLKDEEDDEFDTLYLNRKMGLSAGWRGFAIDHKLVDGDCLVFQLIERTKFKVYIKRASSYHEDEE; this is encoded by the exons ATGGGGAAGGCACAGCGGAAGGAGATGGCGGAGACGGTGTCGTACGaggagcagcggcggaggcaggTGGAGGCGAACAAGCGCAAGCTCGAGGAGCTCCAGCTGCACCACCTCTCCGCCGCCTTGAGAGAGGCCGCCGCCAAGCCCTCGCCG GCCAAGAAGCGGAAGGCTCGGCCGCCGCGGGATGCTGCCGTGGAGCCGCTCCGGCGGTCTGGCCGTGTCGCCAACCTCCCGGAGAAGCCCAAGTACCGCGAG GAGGTTCTGGATTTCGGGAGGAAGGTCAGAAG ATCATGGAGGAAGGACCTGGTGGACCGGGTGTATGCGACCGACGAGGAGCGGAGCCACGCCATCACGAAGGCTGAGGAGCTGGTCGACGAGCTGGGCTCCCGCTTCCCCATCTTCCTGAAACCCATGACCCAGTCCCATGTCACGGGAGGCTTCTGGCTG GGCCTCCCAACCCCGTTCTGCCGAAAGTACTTGCCAAAACGTGATGAGACAATCACGCTGAAGGACGAGGAGGATGACGAGTTCGACACGCTCTACCTCAATAGGAAGATGGGACTGAGTGCTGGATGGAGAGGATTCGCCATTGACCACAAGCTGGTCGATGGAGATTGCTTGGTCTTCCAGTTGATCGAGCGCACCAAGTTCAAG GTCTACATAAAACGAGCAAGTTCCTACCACGAAGATGAGGAGTGA
- the LOC120679103 gene encoding B3 domain-containing protein Os06g0194400-like isoform X2, which produces MGKAQRKEMAETVSYEEQRRRQVEANKRKLEELQLHHLSAALREAAAKPSPAKKRKARPPRDAAVEPLRRSGRVANLPEKPKYREEVLDFGRKVRRTFRSWRKDLVDRVYATDEERSHAITKAEELVDELGSRFPIFLKPMTQSHVTGGFWLGLPTPFCRKYLPKRDETITLKDEEDDEFDTLYLNRKMGLSAGWRGFAIDHKLVDGDCLVFQLIERTKFKVYIKRASSYHEDEE; this is translated from the exons ATGGGGAAGGCACAGCGGAAGGAGATGGCGGAGACGGTGTCGTACGaggagcagcggcggaggcaggTGGAGGCGAACAAGCGCAAGCTCGAGGAGCTCCAGCTGCACCACCTCTCCGCCGCCTTGAGAGAGGCCGCCGCCAAGCCCTCGCCG GCCAAGAAGCGGAAGGCTCGGCCGCCGCGGGATGCTGCCGTGGAGCCGCTCCGGCGGTCTGGCCGTGTCGCCAACCTCCCGGAGAAGCCCAAGTACCGCGAG GAGGTTCTGGATTTCGGGAGGAAGGTCAGAAG GACGTTCAGATCATGGAGGAAGGACCTGGTGGACCGGGTGTATGCGACCGACGAGGAGCGGAGCCACGCCATCACGAAGGCTGAGGAGCTGGTCGACGAGCTGGGCTCCCGCTTCCCCATCTTCCTGAAACCCATGACCCAGTCCCATGTCACGGGAGGCTTCTGGCTG GGCCTCCCAACCCCGTTCTGCCGAAAGTACTTGCCAAAACGTGATGAGACAATCACGCTGAAGGACGAGGAGGATGACGAGTTCGACACGCTCTACCTCAATAGGAAGATGGGACTGAGTGCTGGATGGAGAGGATTCGCCATTGACCACAAGCTGGTCGATGGAGATTGCTTGGTCTTCCAGTTGATCGAGCGCACCAAGTTCAAG GTCTACATAAAACGAGCAAGTTCCTACCACGAAGATGAGGAGTGA
- the LOC120679103 gene encoding B3 domain-containing protein Os06g0194400-like isoform X1, whose protein sequence is MGKAQRKEMAETVSYEEQRRRQVEANKRKLEELQLHHLSAALREAAAKPSPAKKRKARPPRDAAVEPLRRSGRVANLPEKPKYREEVLDFGRKVRSSRTFRSWRKDLVDRVYATDEERSHAITKAEELVDELGSRFPIFLKPMTQSHVTGGFWLGLPTPFCRKYLPKRDETITLKDEEDDEFDTLYLNRKMGLSAGWRGFAIDHKLVDGDCLVFQLIERTKFKVYIKRASSYHEDEE, encoded by the exons ATGGGGAAGGCACAGCGGAAGGAGATGGCGGAGACGGTGTCGTACGaggagcagcggcggaggcaggTGGAGGCGAACAAGCGCAAGCTCGAGGAGCTCCAGCTGCACCACCTCTCCGCCGCCTTGAGAGAGGCCGCCGCCAAGCCCTCGCCG GCCAAGAAGCGGAAGGCTCGGCCGCCGCGGGATGCTGCCGTGGAGCCGCTCCGGCGGTCTGGCCGTGTCGCCAACCTCCCGGAGAAGCCCAAGTACCGCGAG GAGGTTCTGGATTTCGGGAGGAAGGTCAGAAG CTCAAGGACGTTCAGATCATGGAGGAAGGACCTGGTGGACCGGGTGTATGCGACCGACGAGGAGCGGAGCCACGCCATCACGAAGGCTGAGGAGCTGGTCGACGAGCTGGGCTCCCGCTTCCCCATCTTCCTGAAACCCATGACCCAGTCCCATGTCACGGGAGGCTTCTGGCTG GGCCTCCCAACCCCGTTCTGCCGAAAGTACTTGCCAAAACGTGATGAGACAATCACGCTGAAGGACGAGGAGGATGACGAGTTCGACACGCTCTACCTCAATAGGAAGATGGGACTGAGTGCTGGATGGAGAGGATTCGCCATTGACCACAAGCTGGTCGATGGAGATTGCTTGGTCTTCCAGTTGATCGAGCGCACCAAGTTCAAG GTCTACATAAAACGAGCAAGTTCCTACCACGAAGATGAGGAGTGA